GTTTTCCTGTCTTGTCTTCACTGCTTCCGCCTTAGGCTGCTGGTAAGCGTAGAAGAGTTTCTGAGGCGTGCTGAGGATATCGCCAGCCGGAAGCAGTCCTTCTGCCAGGATTACCTGGTTGCATCCGCAGGTATCGTTGCCGATAACCAGTTGCGAGTTGCTCATCCAATCCTGAAATGGAGTGGTATATATATAATGTAGGGTCTGTTTTTTCTTGTTCTGTCGCTGCTCCACGATGAGCGGGTTCTTGGAGGCAGTGGCATTGTTGCGCTGATAATAGATGTATCTCTTGCGTCCCATCACCTCAACAGCTGGCAGTTTCAGGGTGTCCTCATCGTTCACAATCATGGGGGTATAGATGAGTCCACGGTTGCTGCCCAGGATGATGTCGTCGAGCTTGAAGTCCATCTTCACGTTCACGTCATCTCCATCTCTCTTCACTTCTTTCTTCGAAATCTTCAGCTTTCCGGCTGTCTCTTTCTTCTCTTTCTTCTCAGCTTTCTCTTTCTTTTCTTTTTTCTCTGCTGAGGCTATGGGCTTGCTTTCTGCTGAGGCTGTGAGCGATAACAGCAGGAGGGCAGCGCCCAGTGTACTATAGAAGTTATATTTTGTATTCATGAATTGTTTCCTTTCCAAATGAATGATCAAATGAATAATGATGTATAAATATACAATTTAAATAGGTATGTCCGTATGGAGGCGATTAGAACACATAGACGAGGTTGAGTGCCGCCTTGGTGGGTCCCACATAGTGGTGACTCTTGTCGTCTTCCAGTTTTTCGCCGCATTCCGCACATTCAAACTTGTCAGAACGGCTGTAGGTGTAACCCAGTCCCAGTTCTGCCTCGAAGTTCCAATGCTTGGAAAGGGTCCAGGCATATCCGTATGCCACACCCGTTCCCACGAACCATCCTTCGTAGCGATAATCTTTCAGTTTGGAAAAGTCTGTTCCTAATAACTTGAAATCAGCATTCACGTTACCGATGTTGTAGGATCCTGCAATAGCATGGAATCCCACAAAATGTCCCATCATCTTGTTGCAGAACCAGTATCTTGCTTCTGGCTGCACAAGCCAATGTTGCCATTTCCTGTTATTAGAAAATGTCCAAGGATTGTAGTTGCCTGCTACATCCAAGGTCCACTTGGGGGTGAGTGCGAACTCTACTCCCAAGTTTATGGTGCTGGTCGCATCATAAAGAAGGTTGGTTTTCACCGCAACCTTTTGGGCTGATGCATCGAGTGCTAAGAAACACAGTGCGATCATCAGTGCCATTTTAATCCTTTTCATCATCTTTTTCTTATACTTTATATACTTAATACAATATCTTTTTATCTACCGGTTTACAACTAATACATAAGAAATCTAATATCCATTCCCTTCCTGTTAATCTACTTTGTCTTTACTTTCAATTTACTTTTCAGTTAGGAATCTTACATTCTCGTATTAAAAACCTTGCAGCTGAGTTCCTGGCTCAGCGCATCATCTTTTTTCGGCTGCAAAATTATAAAGAAAAGCAATACCATGCAAGTTTTTTAGCACTGAAAAATACTGAAAAGTGCCTTTTTTAATTAAAAACAACACTGAAAACTACTTAAAGTTGTTAATTCTGGCATTTTTTCATCATCTTCTCATCACTATTTCTAATTATTTTTGTAAATTTGCAGCCGTTATCAGTTAGATGGAAATTCCAGCATTTTGCTGTTGAAAAGTCTGCTGATGATAAGAAGATATAAGCTAAAAGATAGAATTTATAAGTAAACAATGGAACCAAAACTTAACTTAATGAAGGCAATTTTAGGCTTGGAGCATTACTTTTGCCCCAAGTATTGTGGTATCGTAGACCGCAGAAGAGTGATAGGCTATCTACTTTTCTCGGTTTCCGAGGTACTTATTATTTTGTACCATTTTATCCTTATCCTCCGATTAGGAGAACCTCATGGGGTGGTGGCTGATGTGGTGAATGCCGTTTTGTTTGCCAGTCTGCAGCTGGCTATCTGGACCAAGAAACTTACTTTTACCAAGGGTCTCACCTTTTTATATATATTGGCTTTTGCCAAATTGGCTGCCAATTGTATACTTTCCTCTGTGTTTGGCGAGTTGCCCGACGAGTTGAGTAGCATCAGCAATGTGTTTCTGGTGTTCCTGCTGGTGTTGATGGCGTTGACGCAACTGATGTATAAGACCGCATTGGCTCTTATTGCCGGCTTGGTTCCGATGGTTGTCTTCTATTTCATAGAGCATCCTGCTGTTTCATCCTTCTTTGGGATGAAGGCATTCTTTGTGGGTTTTATGATGATTATCTATGTGTATATCTATAATACGAACTATGTGCTGAAGGGGCTTCGCCAGCCTCAGAAGGTTACCCACGTAGAGAGAAAGGCGCTGGATATGCTTGCCAAATTGAAGGAAAAGGATAATGATAATGCCGGAAATCTGATGGAAAGGCTGGATCCGGAATTGCGCCAGAACATTATCAATAATGCTTCGGAACATCTGAAAAGGGAGGAACTGAATAATCTGATGTGGAATGAACTGTGTGCTGATTTGACCAATAGTGAAATACAGATCTGCAAGCTGGTGTTGCAGGATAAGAGCTTGAAGGAAATCTGCATCCTGCTTGATAAGACCGAATCCAACATCACAAGCCAGCGCAGTCATATCCGAAAGAAACTGAATATGGATCGTAAGGATGATTTAAAGCGCACCCTGGAATTGCGATTTGCGGAAATCAGAAAGAAAAAACTTAATACTAGTTTATAGTTAAAAGTTTATAGTTTATAGCAGAATGTTGAAAACTTGCATAATTATGCGTTTCCCAGTCTAGCTATAAACTATAAACTATAAACTAAATATCAATCTTCCATTCTCAGGAATGCTTTAGGGAGATACTGTATCAGATCGCTGGCGATGAGGCTCTCTTTGCCGATATCCTTGATGGCTAGGTCGCCTGCCAATCCGTGCAGGTGCATGCCTATTCGGCAGGCGTCTGCCTGGTTGTAGCCACGAGATAGAAGCGAGGTGATGATACCCGTCAATACATCGCCGCTGCCGGCTGTAGCCATGCCGCTGTTGCCGGTAGAGCAGAACTCCACCTTTCCGTTAGGATGGCAGAGGGCAGAATAGTGACCCTTTAATATAATGTAGCCTTGCAGGCGCTCTGCCAGTTCGATGGCCTTGTCAAGGCGCTCCATGCAGTTGCTGCTGGTGTTGCCAGCCAGTCTGTCCAGTTCTCTTGGATGAGGAGTGAAGATGATGTCCTTAGGCAACTGCTGCATCCAGGCACGATGACTCGCCAGGATGTTCAGCGCATCGGCATCTACCACGGTAGGACAGGTGGATCTTCTCAGCTGGGCTATCAGGGCGATGGCGGTGGATTCGTTGGTGCCCAAGCCTGGACCTATGCCCATGGCGCTATAGTAGTCGGTGTCCACCGGTTCGCTGAAGATGGTTTCCTCAGAATCCATCTGGAGCACCGCTTCCGGCACGCTTATCTGCATAATCTCGTAGTTGCGCTTCGGCGTATGGGTAATCACCTTTCCCGTTCCCGCTCTCAGACACGCCTTGGTAGCCAGCACGGACGCACCGCTCATGCCGTAGCTTCCGGCAATGATCAGTGCCGTGCCCATAGTGCCCTTGTGGGCAAAGTCGCCACGGGGCTTCATCAGCAGGCGGATGTCGTTCTCTTCCAGGATGCTGAATTTGCTTTCCGTCTTCTGGATGAATTCCGGCGAGAGTCGGATATCCAATACCTTCAGTCTTCCCAGGTATATCTGGTTGTCTGCCAGCATCATCGCCAGCTTCTTCTGCTGCAAGGTCAGCGTCAGGTCGGCACGGATGATGTTGGCTGCGATGTTGTAGGAGTTGTCTTCCGCCATCAGACCCGATGGCAGGTCGATGCTCACCACCTTGGCTGCACTCTGGTTGATGTATTTTACCAGGGACGCAAAACCGCCTGCCAGCGGTTTGTTCAAGCCGCTGCCAAAGAGTCCGTCTACTACAAGCATGCCGGCTTCCAGCTGCGGAGGGTCGAAGTTGACGGTGACCTCAGTAAACTGCTTGGCGCGTTTGCTCTCGATGAGTCGCTTCTTGTTGCTGGCACAGTCGGCAGAGAGCTTGTTGTGGATGTTAAACAAGAAAACGTTAACCTGATAACCATCTTCTCCCAACATTCTTGCCACGGCAAGCGCATCGCCTCCGTTGTTGCCTGGTCCTGCGAAAACGACCACCGGAGTACGGTTAGACCATTCCTCCTTGATGGCACGTGTCAGCGCCTTAGCGGCACGTTCCATGAGGTTGAGCGAAGTGATAGGTTCATGCTCAATGGTGTATTTATCCAACTCATGTATCTGAGTACTAGTGAAAATCTTCATGTCTTTGTCCGATTATCTGATTATTTTCATGCAAAAGTACTAAAAAAAGTCGATGAAAGCATGAAGTTTCACGATTTTTTCGTAATTTTGCAGAAAATATTATATAATATGACTATGAGCATAGTAAAAATTAAG
The Segatella copri DNA segment above includes these coding regions:
- a CDS encoding NAD(P)H-hydrate dehydratase, translating into MKIFTSTQIHELDKYTIEHEPITSLNLMERAAKALTRAIKEEWSNRTPVVVFAGPGNNGGDALAVARMLGEDGYQVNVFLFNIHNKLSADCASNKKRLIESKRAKQFTEVTVNFDPPQLEAGMLVVDGLFGSGLNKPLAGGFASLVKYINQSAAKVVSIDLPSGLMAEDNSYNIAANIIRADLTLTLQQKKLAMMLADNQIYLGRLKVLDIRLSPEFIQKTESKFSILEENDIRLLMKPRGDFAHKGTMGTALIIAGSYGMSGASVLATKACLRAGTGKVITHTPKRNYEIMQISVPEAVLQMDSEETIFSEPVDTDYYSAMGIGPGLGTNESTAIALIAQLRRSTCPTVVDADALNILASHRAWMQQLPKDIIFTPHPRELDRLAGNTSSNCMERLDKAIELAERLQGYIILKGHYSALCHPNGKVEFCSTGNSGMATAGSGDVLTGIITSLLSRGYNQADACRIGMHLHGLAGDLAIKDIGKESLIASDLIQYLPKAFLRMED
- a CDS encoding helix-turn-helix transcriptional regulator; translated protein: MKAILGLEHYFCPKYCGIVDRRRVIGYLLFSVSEVLIILYHFILILRLGEPHGVVADVVNAVLFASLQLAIWTKKLTFTKGLTFLYILAFAKLAANCILSSVFGELPDELSSISNVFLVFLLVLMALTQLMYKTALALIAGLVPMVVFYFIEHPAVSSFFGMKAFFVGFMMIIYVYIYNTNYVLKGLRQPQKVTHVERKALDMLAKLKEKDNDNAGNLMERLDPELRQNIINNASEHLKREELNNLMWNELCADLTNSEIQICKLVLQDKSLKEICILLDKTESNITSQRSHIRKKLNMDRKDDLKRTLELRFAEIRKKKLNTSL
- a CDS encoding DUF3575 domain-containing protein, producing MMKRIKMALMIALCFLALDASAQKVAVKTNLLYDATSTINLGVEFALTPKWTLDVAGNYNPWTFSNNRKWQHWLVQPEARYWFCNKMMGHFVGFHAIAGSYNIGNVNADFKLLGTDFSKLKDYRYEGWFVGTGVAYGYAWTLSKHWNFEAELGLGYTYSRSDKFECAECGEKLEDDKSHHYVGPTKAALNLVYVF